In Dasypus novemcinctus isolate mDasNov1 chromosome 10, mDasNov1.1.hap2, whole genome shotgun sequence, one DNA window encodes the following:
- the LOC101421052 gene encoding olfactory receptor 5P76-like gives MGSPVDGNHTAVTTFILLGLTDDPKLQAILFVVFLCIYLVTISGNLSTIILIRVSSQLHHPMYFFLSHLAFTDIGYSSSVTPNMLVNFLVNRNTISYLGCAIQLSSVVFFGTAECFLLAAMAYDRFVAICNPLLYSTKMSTQVLVQLLSVAYIGGFLNASSFTLSFFSLFFCGSNQVNHFFCDFAPLVELSCPNISISAVVPSFSAGFVIVVTVFIIAVSYIYILITILKMRSSEGRHKAFSTCTSHLTAVTLFFGTITFIYVMPKSSYSTDQNKVVSVFYMVVIPMLNPLIYSLRNKEIKGALKRELRRKIFS, from the coding sequence ATGGGTTCTCCAGTAGATGGGAACCACACTGCAGTGACAACATTCATTCTACTAGGACTAACAGATGACCCAAAACTTCAGGCCATCCTCTTCGTGGTCTTCCTATGCATCTACCTGGTGACCATATCTGGAAATCTCAGCACAATCATTCTTATCAGAGTCTCTTCTCAGCTCCATCATCCTATGTACTTTTTCCTGAGTCACTTGGCTTTTACTGACATAGGCTATTCATCTTCTGTCACACCAAATATGCTTGTAAACTTCCTGGTGAATAGAAATACCATCTCCTATTTGGGATGTGCCATTCAGCTTAGTTCAGTTGTCTTCTTTGGGACAGCTGAGTGCTTCCTCCTGGCTGCTATGGCATATGATCGCTTTGTGGCAATCTGCAACCCCCTGCTTTATTCAACCAAAATGTCGACTCAGGTCCTTGTCCAGTTACTCTCTGTGGCTTACATAGGTGGTTTTCTCAATGCTTCCTCCtttactctttccttcttttctttattcttctgtgGATCAAATCAGGTcaatcatttcttctgtgattttgCCCCTTTAGTTGAGCTTTCCTGTCCCAATATTAGTATCTCTGCTGTTGTTCCCTCGTTTTCTGCTGGGTTCGTCATAGTGGTCACAGTGTTTATCATAGCCGTATCCTACATCTATATACTCATCACCATCCTGAAGATGCGCTCCTCCGAGGGACGCCACAAAGCTTTCTCCACCTGCACCTCCCACCTCACTGCGGTCACTCTGTTCTTTGGGACCATTACATTCATTTATGTGATGCCCAAGTCCAGCTACTCAACTGACCAGAACAAGGTGGTGTCTGTGTTCTACATGGTGGTGATCCCCATGCTGAACCCTCTCATCTACAGCCTCAGGAATAAGGAGATTAAGGGGGCTCTGAAGAGAGAgcttagaagaaaaatattttcttaa